The sequence CCGTGCCGCAGCATGCCGGGCAGCGTGTTTTCCTGCACGGCGGAGCCCGAGGCATCCGTCTCGAGGGCCGGGTACGAAGCGGCTCCGCCTACCAGGGCCCCTTCGTGGGCGCAGGTGTCTTCATTGATCCGCCAGGCGTAGCTGGCATCCGGCTGGGCACCTGCAATCTGGATGGATACTTCCGTGCGGCCGAACTGGGAAAGCACGGCCACGTTCCCGCTGACCTCGCTGCCGACGATCCTGCCTTCCCACGGGTAGATCTCGGGCTCCGTACCGGTCACGCATCCGCAAAAGACGACTACGGCCGCAGGAATCAGTCGAACGTGGTTGATCGTCATGTCCCTCGAGGGAATCCGTGCATGAGAGCCGTTGCTTCTCAAGTCTGGACACAGCAGGCGGGGTCGCGCAAGATTTTCCCCTGCGGTGCATACCACTCTGCGATAAGGCGGAGGTAGAGCATGCGACGTAGCAAGCTGGTGCAGGCACCGATCTGTACACTTGCCGGGATTCTGCTGCTGCCCGGCACCTCGATGGCCCAGTCCGTGGCGGCAGTCGATGGGCCTGCCTTCGGCGTCGGCTACGCCGCGAATGCGCCGGAGCTGCTCGCGGGCGCCGCCGCCTGGTTCGTCGTCCCGGCGCTTGGCGGCATCGGCCTGTACGCCGACGCGAAGTTCGACGTCGACAGTCCGGCGCGCGGCGACACGTACGAAGCCGACCTGACCGCCGCCGAGGTCGACAGCGAACTGGGCGACGAGTATCGAGACAGCGAAGGTAGCTGGCGCAGCTTCAATATCGCTGTCGTTCGACCGGTCACGCCCTCCCTCATGCTGTACGCGGGTGGCGGCTACGCACGCGAAACGATGTACCGCCAGTACGTCGACGCGACCGGCTCGCGGGGGCTGGGCGGCGTCTACTGGGTGCGCTCTCCCGACGAGAATGGGAGCAGCGTCAACTTCCTGGCGGGTATGTTCCTCCGGCTCGGCCGCCACCTGAACGCGCAGTTCGGGCTGGACAGCGCTCCTCGCGGCTTCGGTGTCGGGATGTCGCTGGTGTTCGATTGAGCGCCGCCACCGTTCTTAACAGTACTCTGCAGCACATCCTCGAACTGGAGCACCGATCATGCGAAGGAACGTACCGCGCCTTGCAGCCGTCTGCCTCTTCCTGTGCGTGGCAGCGCTCACGGCATGCACGAGCGCGACGAGATCTGATGAAGGCGCCTCGCGCCAGGACGTCCTCACGCGCGAGCAGATCATGGGAGTCTCGGGCGTGAGCTCACTGTATGAGGTCGTGCAGCGCCTGCGTCCGCGCTGGCTGGAGGCGCGCGGAGGCGAACGCAGCTTCGGCCTGTCCACCGAGATCGTCGTGTACCAGAACCAGTCGTTCCTGGGAGGTCTGGGAACACTCGAGCAGCTGTCGCCCGACATGGCGTACCAGCTGCGCTGGCTGGATGGAGCGACCGCGTCGGCTACACTGCCGGGCCTCGGCTCCCGTCACGTGGCGGGTGCGATCGTGATCAGTACCAGTCCGCCGGACAACGAGTAGGTGCAGCGCGGGTGGCGCGGGCGCTTCACCCGCCGCGTCGCGTCCAGATGGCAACGACTCCGCATTCCGCGTCCGCCGTCAGGAATTCGGGTGGCATCGTGCTCATGCCACGATAGATCTCGATGCCCTCGACCGATGACGGATGCACGACGTCGTCGATGCGGAAGATGTCTGCACGCGGGCCACTCGGTGTCATCATGGTCGGATTGAGCAGCATGCCATCGACGAAGATCCTTGCCGTACAGGTCCGGCCCGTCGAGCGCCCGACCGCGACGACCGGACGACTGCCGACGCCGCCACCACGCAGCTCCACACCCGGAACGCCGCGTAGCAGGTCGGTCACGAACATGGGTCGCTGGCGGTCGATCTGCGCTCGGGTTATGTAGGTGCCCATGCCTCGGCGCACACGCTCCCGGAACTCCTCCAGGAAGGGGCTGGGACCACGCGAGCGGCCGACGACGGCGAGGGGTGCGAGCAGCATCACGTCGGGATCCAGCCGGATCTCGATCTCGAAGAACGTGTGCTCATCGAAGTAGAGCGTCGGTGCCGTGTTCGCCTCGTAGGCGGGATGACTCGCCCGCAGGTCGACCGCGGCCGTACGTTGTATGATGAACTCGAAGCGGCCGTCGGCGTCGGTGACCGCCTGGCGCAGGAAGCGGCCCCAGGTCGAACGCGCGGTGACCTCCGCGCCGGCCAGCGGCTCGCCGGTGTCGTTGGCGAGAACGCGGCCACTCACGCGCACCTGTGCCGTTGCGGCCGAAGCGGCGCAGAGCAGGACGAGGGTCCACAGCAGGGGGAGGCCGCGGTTTCGCATGAGTGCGGGGGCTCGGTGAGTCTCCTCCAAGGTGCTGTCCAAGTACGGATCAGGCAAGAAACGTGAGAAGGGACATGACTCAGGGGTCAGGACGCCACACGCCGCGCCGTGTGGAGAAGCCATGGGGCCACGAGCTGATCTGGGCGGAAACGGATCAGTACGTGGGCAAGATCCTGCACATCAAGGCAGGACACGCGCTCTCGCTGCAGTACCACAACACCAAGGACGAGACCATCCACGTGCTGCGCGGCACGCTGCGCTTCCTCGCCGGCCCCTCGGCCGAGAGCGTCGAAGACGTCGAGCTGAAGGAAGGGGACAGCTTCCGGGTCGTGCCGGGCACCGTGCACCGGATGATCGCGGTGAGCGACACGGACCTGCTGGAAGCGTCGACGGCCCACCTGGACGACGTGGTTCGACTGGAGGACCGCTACGGCCGGAACTGAGGGGCCGGCCGCTGCCACTGCATGGCTGGGTCTTGGTACGAACCTGGGAGACAGGGAGGCCATGCTGCGGCGGGCGCTGCGTGCGATCAGCGCGCTCGGCACCATCGAGGCCGTCTCACCGGTGTATGCGACGTCGCCAATCGGTTTCGCGGCGCAGCCGGACTTCTGGAACCTCGTGGTCCGCATCCGCACGGAGCTCGAGCCCGTGTCGCTGCTCGCAGCAGTGAAACACGTGGAAGTGCGGCTCGGCCGCATGCCGCGGTTCCGGGACGGACCGCGCGAGATCGACATCGACGTGCTGCAGTACGACGACGTGATCCGCACGGAGGCGCCGGTGCTGCCGCATCCGCGGATGCAGCAGCGTGCGTTCGTGCTGCGACCGCTTGCGGATCTGGACCCGGACCTGCGTGACCCGCGTGACGGCACACGCTGGGCGGATCGGCTGGCTGAAGTGGAGGGGCAGGGCATCGAACGCGTCGCCGACGGCGCTGCACTGCTGGACTTAGATGAGTAACGGAATTCTGCCGCGCGACGCGGCCGGGGAGCAACGATGACGAGATGGCTGCTGGCCGGAGCGGCTGCACTGCTGCTCGGCGCATGCACGAGCAACGGAGAGCGCGCTGCCACAGAGGACGTGGATCCCTCACTCGAGGCGCTCGTCGACTCGCTGATCCCCGGGCTCGAGCGGCTCTCGGGGCTGGAGCGCCGCGAACCGCTGCAGATGGCGATGCAGAGTCGCGACGAAGCTCGCGCGTACATCGAGCGGCAGCTCGATCGGGAGATGCCGCCCGAACGGATCCAGGCGATCCGCAAGAGCTACGCGGCCCTCGGGCTGATGCCGGACACGCTGGACCTGCGCTCCCTGCTGCTCGAGCTGTACACGGAGCAGGTGATCGGCTACTACGACCCGGAGACCGACCGGCTGTACGTCATCGAGGGTGTCGACCGCGAGCTGCTGCGACCGGTGCTGGTGCACGAGCTCGTGCACGCGCTGCAGGATCAGCACGTGAATCTCGATTCACTGATCGCGAGTGAGGCCGGCGTCGAGAAGGCGGTGCTGGATGGCAATGACCGGCAGACCGCGGCGCAGGCGGCCATCGAGGGTCACGCGACGCTCGTCATGCTCGCCTTCCTCGCCGAGCAGATGAGCGGCCGCACGATCGATCCGCTGGCTCTGCCGAATCCGGCCATGCAGCTCGGCTCGTCGATGCAGGCGCAGAACAGCCAGTTCCCGGTCTTCCAGCGGGCACCCGCCGTGATCCGGGAGACGATGATCTTTCCGTACGTCTCCGGTGCGGGCTTCGTGCACACCGTATGGACCGCGCGCGGGGTACCGACGTTCACCGATCTCATTCCCACGTCCACCGAACAGGTGCTGCACCCACAGGAGCGGTACCTCACGGCTGTCGATGAGCCGACCGCGCTGGAGCTCGTGGTACCCGACGGCTGGCAGCCCGTCTACGGCAACGTACTGGGGGAGTACGAGACGCGGCTCTGGCTGCGCGAGCACCTGGGCGTGAGCGCGTCGCGCGCGTCGCAGGGGTGGGACGGTGACGCGTTCCAGCTCATCGCCACCGAACAGGGCGACACCGCATTCGTCTGGTGGTCGGTGTGGGACGACGAGGCGTCGGCGCAGAGGTTTGCCGACGCGGCCGCACGCGTGCCGGCGAACGGCGGCGGGCTGCAGGTACGTCGCGCGACCGTAGACGGCATGCCGGCGGTGTCGGTGCTGCGGCGCGTCAGTGGCGCGGCGGCACTGCCCGAGCTGCCGCCGCGCATCGTCGAGTAGCTAGACGTCGAGCCAGACGGGGCCGCCGTCCGACTGCGGGCGGCGCGGCCGCCCCTTGCCGCTGGTACCCGTCGCCCGCCGCGCACCGCCGACGCGGTTCCGCGCGCTCCGCTTCCGCTCGATCGGCACGACATCGCCGGTCGTCTCGTCCTGCGGCAACGGATAGCGGAACTCCTCGCCTGCATAGTTGCGCAGCACGACCTCGCGGTTGGTGATCGACTGCACGTACTCCGGCAGGATCGGGATCTTGCCGCCACCGCCGGGCGCGTCGATCACGAAGTGCGGCACGCCGAGCCCGCTGGTCCAGCCGCGGATCGCGCGGATGATCTCGATGCCCTTCTCGATCGACGTGCGGAAGTGCTCCCCGCCCGCCACCACGTCGGCCTGGTAGATGTAGTACGGCTTGACGCGGTTCTTGAGCAGCTTCTGCATGAGCAGCTTCATGACGGCCGGGTCATCGTTGACGCCCTTGAGCAGCACCGTCTGACAGCCGAGCGGGATGCCGGCGTCCGCGAGTCGCGCGAGTGCAATCTCCGATTCGGGCGTGATCTCGGCCGGGTCATTGAAGTGCACGTTCACGTATACCGGATGGTACTGCTGGATCATCCGTACCAGCTCCGGCGTAACGCGCTGCGGCAGGTGGCTCGGCACGCGCGTATGGATGCGGATGATCTCGATGTGCGGGATCTCGCGCAGCGTCTTCAGGAAGAACTCGATGCGCCGGTCCGACAGCAGGAACGGATCGCCGCCCGAGAGGATGACGTCGCGTACTTCCGTGTGCTCGCGCAGGTAGGCGAACGCGGAGTCGAACTGGTTCAGCGGGATCTTCTCGGGATCGCCCACCTTGCGACGGCGCGTGCAGAAGCGGCAGTAGCTCGCGCACACCGGCGACACCAGGAACAGCACGCGGTCCGGGTAGCGGTGCGTGAGGTTCGGCACGGGGGAATCCGCGTCCTCGTCGAGCGAGTCGACGATGCCATCGACAATGTCGTTTTCCGCCGGCGTCGGCACGTACTGCCGCCAGAACGCATCGCCGGGCGCCTGGATCTTGGCGAGCGCGGCCGGTGTGATCCGCAGGTTGAACCGATCGATGGCCTTCTGTACGGCTTCGCGGTCGATGTTCTCCGCGCCGAAACGCTCCACCAGCTCGTCGACTGTCGTGACACTCTGTCGCAGGATTTCCTGCCAGCTCTCCATGGCACCCGTCCGGGTCAGAGTACGCGTCTGGCGAGGATCACACGATCATCGCCATCGGCGTAGAAATCGGGCACGCGCGCGACTTCCGTGAAGCCGCGCCGTTCGTAGAACGCCCGGGTGCTCGCATAGAGCTCCTGGCCGGACGTTTCGACGAGGATCATGCGGGCGCGTCCGCGCAGCCGGCGCTCGACCTCGTCGATGAGCAGTGTACCGACGCCCGCGCGCTGCAGTGCGGGTGCGACGGCGATCCAGTAGATGTCCCAGGTCCCGACCGTGCACGGTGTGGGGCCATAGATCACGTAGCCGGCCAGCGCGCCGTCCGCCGCGAGCGCGGCGTGAGCGCTGTAATCCGTATCGGGCGCCGCGCAGTACGCGTCGAACACCTCGAGCGCGACGTCGATCTCGTCCGCGCGGAAGTAGCCGGTGTCGCGCAGCAGACGCTCGAGCGCCGCGCGGTGGGTGGGAAGCAGGCCGCCGATGCAGACGGCGTCGGTCACGGGCGAGCTCATGCGTGCACCGCAGACAGCGCATCGTCCAGGATGCGCTCGACCAGCTCCGTGTAGCTCCATCCTGCCACGTGCGCCATGCGCGCCAGGCCGGCGGAGGGTGCCAGGTCCGCGTTGGGATTCACGTCCAGCACGTGCAGCACACCGTGCGCGTCTGCGCGCAGGTCCACGCGACCGTACCCACGACGCGCGATCGCACGCCACGCCGTATGCGCAGTCTCTATCGCCTGCTGCGCGAGCCTGGGCGTGACGCCGGCAGGGCAGACGACACGCGTGCCGGTGTCCTCGACCGAGCCCGTGTTCCACTTTGCCGCGTATCCCACCACGCGCGGGAGCTGCGGGGGCATCGCACTGTAGTCGATCTGCGCAACGGGCAGTGCCGTATCACCCACGAAGCCGACGACCAGCTCCACGCCATCGAGAAACTGCTGAGCGAGCAGTGGGACGTGCGCGCGCGCGTCATGCAGCGCACGCTCGAGCTCCGCAGCGTCGTGCACGACCGCGCTCTGGCCGATTCCGATTCCCGCGTCCTCGCCGGCCGGCTTCACGATGGCAGGGAAGTGCGTCCAGTCCGTCTGCGTATCGAACGTTTCGTCCACAAGCACCCACCGCGGCACCGGCAGGCGCGACTGCAGCAGCAGGTTCACCCGGTCCTTGCGACGCGCGAGCGCAAGGGCTTCCGCGTCGGCACCCGTGAAGGGCAGGTCCGACGCAGCGATCGCCCGCGCGGCGTCGGCCTCCGCCGCTGCATCGCCGTCCAGTCCCTCGCACAGGTTGAATACGACGTCCACCGCGCAGGTTTCGAGTGCGTGCATCCAGTTGCCGGTCGCGGAAGCGCCGATGCGCACGCAACCGTGCCCCAGCGACATCAGCGCAGCCGCAACAGCATCCACCGTCTCGAGCACGCCGGCGACGTCCGGAGCTGCGCCGGGCGCATCCGCGTGCGCGTCGTACACGATGGCGGCTCTCATGCGACCCGTCCGATGCGCCGGAGCGCCGTGTCGAGCACGGTGAGAATCAGTGTGTCGTAGTCCATGCCGGCTGCGCGTGCAGCCTTGGGAAAGCAGGAGTTCTGGCGCGGGTCGGGAAGAATGCCGGGCAGGGGGTTGATCTCCAGTACATGCGGCTGGCCGGCGTCGTCCAGCCGCACGTCTACCCGTCCCCAGTCACGGCAGCCGAGCGCGTGGTATGCGCGTAGCGCCGCATCCTCGATCCCGCGTGCGAGCGCACTGTCCACGTGCGCCGGACACGCGAAGATCTCGAGCGGATTCTCCGGCACGTCCCACACCCACTTCGCCTCCCAGCCGTAGATGGGCACGGCTCCAGCCGGCAGCGCGGAGAGCGCAATCTCGACCAGCGGGAGCGCGTGTGCTTCCGCACCGTTGCCGAGGACTGCCACGGTGAACTCGCGCCCGCCCAGAAACCGCTCGACGAGTGCAGGCTGCGCGTACCGCTCATGCATCGCACGAACGTGTGCCTCGAGCTGCGCCGTCGTGGTGCACAGCGACGCCTCGCTGATGCCCATGCTGGAGCCCTCGTGCACGGGCTTCACGAACCACGGCCCGCTGCCGGGCGCAGCGAACGGCATGTCGGGCGCCGCCACGCACCACTCCGGCGTCGGCACGCCCGCGGCCGCGAACACCTGCTTCGCGCGCGCCTTGTGGTGCGCGAGCGTGAGCGTCAGCGGATCACTCGCCGTGTAGGGGATTCCGTAGAACTCGCAG comes from Longimicrobiales bacterium and encodes:
- a CDS encoding TonB-dependent receptor, with protein sequence MRNRGLPLLWTLVLLCAASAATAQVRVSGRVLANDTGEPLAGAEVTARSTWGRFLRQAVTDADGRFEFIIQRTAAVDLRASHPAYEANTAPTLYFDEHTFFEIEIRLDPDVMLLAPLAVVGRSRGPSPFLEEFRERVRRGMGTYITRAQIDRQRPMFVTDLLRGVPGVELRGGGVGSRPVVAVGRSTGRTCTARIFVDGMLLNPTMMTPSGPRADIFRIDDVVHPSSVEGIEIYRGMSTMPPEFLTADAECGVVAIWTRRGG
- a CDS encoding cupin domain-containing protein — encoded protein: MTQGSGRHTPRRVEKPWGHELIWAETDQYVGKILHIKAGHALSLQYHNTKDETIHVLRGTLRFLAGPSAESVEDVELKEGDSFRVVPGTVHRMIAVSDTDLLEASTAHLDDVVRLEDRYGRN
- the folK gene encoding 2-amino-4-hydroxy-6-hydroxymethyldihydropteridine diphosphokinase — protein: MGLGTNLGDREAMLRRALRAISALGTIEAVSPVYATSPIGFAAQPDFWNLVVRIRTELEPVSLLAAVKHVEVRLGRMPRFRDGPREIDIDVLQYDDVIRTEAPVLPHPRMQQRAFVLRPLADLDPDLRDPRDGTRWADRLAEVEGQGIERVADGAALLDLDE
- a CDS encoding KamA family radical SAM protein codes for the protein MESWQEILRQSVTTVDELVERFGAENIDREAVQKAIDRFNLRITPAALAKIQAPGDAFWRQYVPTPAENDIVDGIVDSLDEDADSPVPNLTHRYPDRVLFLVSPVCASYCRFCTRRRKVGDPEKIPLNQFDSAFAYLREHTEVRDVILSGGDPFLLSDRRIEFFLKTLREIPHIEIIRIHTRVPSHLPQRVTPELVRMIQQYHPVYVNVHFNDPAEITPESEIALARLADAGIPLGCQTVLLKGVNDDPAVMKLLMQKLLKNRVKPYYIYQADVVAGGEHFRTSIEKGIEIIRAIRGWTSGLGVPHFVIDAPGGGGKIPILPEYVQSITNREVVLRNYAGEEFRYPLPQDETTGDVVPIERKRSARNRVGGARRATGTSGKGRPRRPQSDGGPVWLDV
- a CDS encoding N-acetyltransferase; translated protein: MSSPVTDAVCIGGLLPTHRAALERLLRDTGYFRADEIDVALEVFDAYCAAPDTDYSAHAALAADGALAGYVIYGPTPCTVGTWDIYWIAVAPALQRAGVGTLLIDEVERRLRGRARMILVETSGQELYASTRAFYERRGFTEVARVPDFYADGDDRVILARRVL